A single window of Paenibacillus sp. SYP-B4298 DNA harbors:
- a CDS encoding nucleotidyltransferase gives MRTVGIIVEYNPFHNGHLHHLQQSRAVTGADAVVAVMSGCFLQRGEPAMFGKRTRTEMALRGGCDLVIELPVAYATQAAEWFAYGAVSLLEASGVVDALCFGSEEGELSALRAIAACLSSEPEPFKLLLREELAQGSSYPSAYSAAVKRHLIAIGELQAARLPLDRPNNTLGLHYLLALERLSSSIEPFTIIREKADYNQKSVTDQRIASATAIRALITGEADMERIAPLVPGSTLQLIRRDLEAGRPPLTWESFYPQLLHLLLSRSAEELGDYYEMNEGLEHRLLQALSSLPGPPRGFEGLLAAAKTRRYTRTKLQRALLAVLLGHRKPLLAREQLAGGIDYIRVLGFTDKGRELLRRMKRAARVPVLQSAARSQGQHRYLELDVRAAAVYEAAFASSGPRQLYSDYYEPPVML, from the coding sequence ATGCGCACTGTCGGAATTATTGTCGAATACAATCCGTTTCATAACGGACATCTTCATCATCTCCAGCAATCGCGGGCTGTGACGGGTGCTGACGCAGTCGTCGCCGTCATGAGCGGCTGCTTCCTCCAGCGCGGGGAGCCCGCCATGTTCGGCAAGCGAACGCGAACCGAGATGGCGCTGCGGGGCGGCTGCGATCTGGTTATCGAGCTGCCTGTCGCCTATGCGACCCAGGCCGCGGAATGGTTCGCCTATGGAGCCGTATCGTTGCTGGAGGCCTCAGGCGTCGTCGATGCTCTGTGCTTCGGCAGCGAGGAGGGCGAGCTGTCTGCGCTGCGCGCCATCGCCGCCTGCCTGTCCAGCGAGCCGGAGCCATTCAAGCTGCTGCTGCGCGAGGAGCTGGCACAAGGCAGCAGCTATCCTTCTGCTTACAGCGCAGCCGTCAAGCGGCATCTGATCGCCATCGGCGAGCTGCAGGCCGCCAGGCTGCCGCTGGATCGACCCAACAATACGCTGGGGCTGCATTATCTGCTCGCCCTAGAGCGGCTCTCCAGCTCCATCGAGCCTTTCACCATTATACGCGAGAAGGCAGACTATAATCAAAAAAGCGTCACCGACCAACGGATCGCCAGCGCCACCGCCATCCGCGCCCTGATTACAGGCGAGGCGGATATGGAGCGGATCGCGCCGCTGGTGCCCGGCTCCACGCTGCAATTGATCCGCCGCGACCTTGAAGCAGGCAGGCCGCCGCTGACATGGGAGAGCTTCTACCCGCAGTTGCTTCATCTGCTCCTGTCACGCTCGGCGGAGGAGCTTGGCGACTATTATGAAATGAATGAAGGGCTGGAGCACCGGCTGCTGCAAGCCCTCTCCTCACTGCCCGGCCCGCCCCGCGGCTTCGAGGGGCTGCTAGCCGCCGCCAAGACGCGGCGCTACACCCGCACGAAGCTGCAGCGGGCGCTGCTGGCCGTGCTGCTCGGCCATCGCAAGCCACTGCTGGCGCGAGAGCAGCTGGCTGGCGGCATCGATTACATCCGCGTGCTCGGCTTCACCGATAAGGGGCGCGAGCTGCTGCGGCGGATGAAGCGCGCTGCGCGCGTTCCCGTGCTGCAGAGCGCCGCGCGCAGCCAGGGGCAGCACCGCTATCTGGAGCTGGATGTGCGGGCCGCAGCCGTCTACGAGGCTGCATTCGCCAGCTCCGGCCCGCGCCAGCTATACAGCGACTACTACGAGCCGCCTGTGATGCTCTAA